GTTTCCTTTACTCTACTGTACTCATGAAGATCATAAATTAGAGTACTCGGATACTTGTTTGAGCCCAAAATGGCTGATCGTCTTTTAACCATATGCCTTAGAGGCATGAATAAACCTAAAACTTTACCAATCGCCTGCAGAAAGGGAATCTTTTTTCCAAAGGGATGCACTTTTTTGTAGAAATAGATGAGAAGCGAACAAACCTCTTCTGGATTTGGCTTAAAGGTCAGCTCCTCCAGAGGCCCCAGGTTAGCCAGCACCGGCACAATCATCATCCCAGACTGGAAAGGAGCGCACGGCACACGGTTACAAGGCCGCCGTACAACAAGAACACAAGCTTACCGACTATTTTGATGCATCTGCTCTGTAGAGGCAAGACACTTATACAGGGAAGATTGTAGGATAAAGTAAACaggacatttgaaaaaaacaacacaaaaaaagataaaactttgctgattttcaaaaacatattGACCAAAACAAACTTCATAAATAGACCTTTTTTCCCTTAAAAGTCCCCACTCCAacgatcttttgatctattataaaagtattctcagtgttttttttacttatgattatgacgtttttagccaaatctaaaatctgtgtggttttccaggacctagtttctgcagagcggcagtagttcttcAGAAATTGTGGGTGATGTGGAGCAACCATTGACAGTATACATCACTGGACATACggacccctcccctcccatgttccaaacaggaagaagccaGAACCCCACAGACCCATTCTGTGGGTCACAGTAACCATTCTGGCTCTGATGTCGTTTTCTgaacatcttcttgctaatcctagTTTGTcttcatgatctttttttcttcatcacaagttattcaagttataaacagaCCAATCTGAGGGCTCAATAAAAGCctgtggtgcccgctggcccccaccctgagccactttcagtggaaggggcgTGGACTTTGAActagcttactcctgattggctgcattTCGCTGGAGCCagaggcattttctatgggtgacagaACACCGGCTTAGGCTGCTTATATACGTCTATGGGagtaccccccccccaggcAGCATATTTTCAACATCACAATTAAGATCTCTgtcaaacaacttttttaatctgctcctaaTCTACAGccaaagaaacactcagaaatgcaattgttaGCTTAGTTTTCCTCagctttgtcctccatcatctagaaaatgcaacaagagcattaaaaacaccaaaaacaccattttctttggagtggatctttaacacCAAGTGTTATTTTGTAGTGTTAGATAAATATTTGAACCCCACAGCCATCATCACTGTGGCTCCACACATgtgtcatcagtctgacatTTACCAATATCTAGCTTTGAAGCAGAACTTTAGACgtaaaaatgtcttgtttttatgTGAACAATATCAGTCCATGCCTCATCTGGCGTTATTACAATGTagctcctaaaaaaaaatacttaaaattcGAACAATTTTTTGCCctatatttatttcagaatacgagaaaatgattttataaaaaGTGTATAAGATGCAGTTTTTGCAATTAAACAAAAAGGGGATTTACATGGAAAAAAGAGagtttattaaattaaatccTGGAAGTGACAATAtttctcaaaaagaaaagaaaaaaaaatagatttgattAGGAAAATGAGTTAATTGGccaaaaataagaaatgaaaaagcatccAGCTCACCGCGTCTCTTAAAGGCTTCAATATCCCCCAAACCTTTTCTCTGGGAACCTTTATGCCGAGCTCCTCTCGGGCTTCCCGGAGCGCCGTGGCCACCACGTCTCTGTCTGACGGATCGCTCTTTCCTCCTGCAAAGCTACAACAAACAAGAACAGCTCCAAGACACTGCAGGTTTTAACAGAGGCTCATCTGTAGCCTCAGACTTACCTGACGTCTCCTTTGTGTCTGCCCTTCAACGTGCAGGAGCGCAGAGTGAAGAGGACAGACGGCTGTCCGCCGCTGCAGCACAGCGCCACCAGGATGGAGGCCCACCTATCGGGGTTCTTCTCCCGTCTGGGGCCTTTTCCCACCTTGCTGGTGTCGTAGAGATCCCAGTTGGGCTGCAGGTTCTGTCGACAGCGGCTTTCGTTGTCTGGAGACAGACAGTCTGTCCAGGTGCGTGGGGGGGCAGCATGGTGCACGGCTCTGGTTGGGTGGAAATCGAGAGCTTGTGCTTTGCTTTGGAGCTGGCCTAAAATCCACAGACTGGCTTTAGAACTGAAAGCAGCTTCCTGTCCGGGACGCGGATGGAATTGTGAAATATTGAACCCGGCATTATGAATGCAACCGAGCAAAAGGTGGCTGAGGCTCAAAAACTGTTTCCGGCCCTGGAAAGAAGTCCTCCTGATGAAACGTTCCCAGACAAAGCTTACGGGGTTAAAACGGTGGTGTTTAGGGGGGAGCAGATGAAGACTTAAAGAGGGACTAAGTGAAGGCAGCCGGGTTGAGGAGTGAGAAGTCCGGTCGGATAACGACGACCCATCATCTGTACTTTTTCCTCCTTTCTCCTGATCCCTCCTGTCCTCCACTTGTCTCACCCCAAGATGTCTGTAAGCTGTTTGCTCAGAGAGGGAGAAAAGGGGGGGTTCTCTCAGCAGCAGAGGTCTGATGGAGCACGTCCAGCTCCTCTGGACTTGGGAATTTCGAAACATCCTTAAAAAAAGACGGATAGAGTCTGAACACGAACAGAACTTCTTGTTCTCATCTTCCAGACAAGCAGGTTAGCCAAAAGCTAAAGCTTTGCTGCCTGACAAGAAacaaaatattactttttttatattaaatgtcGATGCAAATGTCAGCATTAGCTTaaactgattaaaaacaaaaaagaggaaaatatcCACCAATGATCACAATCCAGTTACTACTCTCCATATTTAGTTGCTAAAGAAACTAAGTCGGGCAAACTTTGACAGAACAGACTAGCCGCTGATTATTGCCAATATATTtgctttatattttataaatacaaTACATAAGTGTGGATATCTTCgtcacttttaaaagtgttttagaCCAATATAACCACTTTGCCAAGCAGttcaactgaaatgttttttcataacAAAGTGTGACCGAGTGCGCATGCGAATTTTGTCAAGCTAACCAAACACTAAGAAACCGGCTAATATGAGTCAGGAAATCAAGCTTTGCTAGTTATCACTACGTTTCTGGCATGACCCAAAAGAAGCCACAAACGAGTCATGTGTTTGTTTCACCAGAATAACTCTACAGTCAAGGGAAAGAACTTACCTTCACGATGGAGAACCTGATCTATCGCTTAGCTAGCCGGCTCCAAGTAAACATGTTGCGTTCAATTTATGCTACGaaaaaagatatattttatttaagaaaaatagcaaaaatgtataaaacccTACTGAAGTTCTTTTTCACTGacttaaaatatatatgtgaaatatgtatatttgtaaaaaaaaaagtttacatttaacaaGGTTAGTTTTTTTCTACCTCACCATCTGACAGAATGACGTGCTACGGTGAAAAACCACTAACATTTCTAATTTCCGACTCTGTCAAACGCAGCACCAGTGAGATGCTGTTCGGTGCGTCAGAGCTGCCCGCACCCCCATAGGCGGACGTCGGTCTGTATGAAGCGGGCAGGTTAGTCACGTGGTGCCGCAAATAAACCAATACATGGAGGTGAGGAGGATGAATGAGACAAATATCTCAACGTTATTTGCCCAAGCTTCCGCTGTTAGGAATATGAAGCTGACTGTCTTGTTTGCtgcaattgaattttttttaaggaaatgtaaaaaataggcTTTCCCAATGACTTCAacgtttttgcatgtttttggcAGGTCGTCACTCACTTGTAATAGTGACGTCAGCTCGCCATTAGCTCCAATTGAAACTTTGACAACTGTGGAACGATGATTACACATGTGAGAAACTCCCTGTCACACCTGTTCAACCGGCCCCTCCCAGTATTTGAGAGCATGTGATTGGTGTGAGCTGGCATTTCAGCTTTGCTGTCCCTCAGTGATTTTActagtttttttggtttgtttcagcACTTCACTTATAACCTGTTGAAACCGCGTTTGTGCTCATCAACACATTCAGCTCTGCTTTGTTGAAATCCGGCCTCATTCTTCGTTTTGCGAGATGTCTGAAGCTTGGACTGGAGAAGACAGCTTCGCCTGTCCAGTGTGCCTGGACGTCTTAAAGGACCCTACAACCCTGCCATGTGGACACTCCTACTGCTTATCCTGCATCCAGAGTCACTGGGACAAGGAGCTCAGTAAGGGTCAGTACAGCTGCCCCCAGTGTAGGCAGATCTTCAACCCTCGGCCTTCTCTGGCCAGAAGCACGGTGCTGGCAGAGGCCATGGAGAAGCTGAGAACCAACAGCCTCAAGGAACGCTCCTCCACAGCCTCTGCCCCCTCAGCCCCACCATCAATGCCTATCTATGAAGAGGTCCTACCAGCTTTGGGCCCAAGGAAGGGCAGCGCGTACCCTCAGCTTCCTCCAGTGGAAGCCAAACTCTGCCCTCAACACAACCGGCCTTTGGATCTGTTCTGCTGTGAGGACAGGGAGTGTGTCTGCGAGGGCTGTTGCCAGTATGGACACAAGGGACACCGTGTGCTCAAACCACGAgacgaaagaaaagaaagacaggTAAGCAATTGAGAGAGACAATTTCCAAAATGTGTTTGGTGTCGTGTTGTGTAGTGttgagtttgtgtttgtttgtatgtgtgtgtgtgtgtgggggggggtgagctgttgaatcaaaaatgttttcactgtTATATAACTGTTGGAGTTTGTAACTAAACTTGAAATACTTGCAAAACTAAACCCCTTCCACGGAAGTTgagatgctttttaaaaaatctttagtCCTCAtttgttcatgaaaaaaaaatctccctcTTTATTTTGTGAACcatgaaatgtgtgtgtttgtacagaAGGAGATCGTTCAGATGCAGGCGGAGGTGCAGAGAAGAATCCAGGAGACGGAGAAGGATCTCAATGTGCTTCCACATGCTGCTCGTCAACACAAGGTTGGTGGAGGCTGGTTGGTTCAGTTTTGATATGTTTAACCAGTAGTAAAGACTAGCATGTTTTCAGTCAACACCCTTTTGCTGTTTCTGCATTCCAAGGCCATGATGCAAGCTGTGGAAAGGGAGAGCTCATGTGTTTTCTCCGAGTTGGTCAAAGACTTGACTGAAACCGGAGCTCAAATCAGTGAGCTCCTTGGTAGCCGTGAAAGCAGCTTGGGAAACGACGTGGAGGGCCAGATTCACAGACTCCAGCAGGAGGTGGCACAGCTTCATTGGAGGAGTGAGGAACTGAGCAGGCTGGCTGACATGCAGGACAATGTTTGCTTCTTGAAGGTAATGAGGATCAAGCAGGATGCAGCTGTAAACCCACTTCATCCTTATTTTgtatttactttctttttctgtttttttaaactttgtgtaGAATTTCTTCCTTATGGAGCCGCTGGGGCAAAAGGCTGTTGCAGCAGGGTCGGTGTTGAGTCAGGAGGAAGCGGTTGTGACCTCCGTCCGCTCAGTCATCAAAGAGCTGCAGGAGTCCATACAGGACATATCCAAAGCCAGCATTGACAAGATCGTCACACTAGGTAAAATCTTCTCTGCTGCCAAGTCGTCtacatttgcttgttttttctaagcagtattttttttttccttttcttcgcAGTGAATTGTAAACCTGTGGTTCAAACTCCCAATGGTGTGGAAGCGCCTGAAGCGGCTGGAACAGCACACTCAGACTACTTTGGCCAGGCCACAGCAAGCGCAGCAGGTTTGACATCTTCACCTTTATAACACACTCGCCTGAAGAACCGTCAGCAACATGTTTCTCACACACGCTCTGTATTTTATCAAGACGCTACAAATCCTCCGCCTTTGCCACCTCTACGACCTCAAGGTAAGTCCTTTCAAAAATGAGTGCAGCGTAGGTTGAAGGGATGTGacggttcattttgaacaatcccattgacctaaagtggatccagatcctcttcatccaaacttccagacagaaattcctgctactgaacagtgaagttttccagattcttggatttcttccagatcatcaagtggaaatgaaatctgtgtccaaacaaacaagtaaactagaatgaatgtcaaatccattcacatgttagtttcctaaagttcaccactgttgtttttccacatccaaagaatccaaagggaacattcttagaacattctagacactggatggtcacatgactttattcaaagtctgtccacacattgtctggaatgatggacggatccgtttttgcttttgtcacatgtttgttgtccgctgtgattggTCGTTTTTAGTGAAACACAACTACCATGTCACAATCCTAAtgatattttccaatatcaattgtaattgatttatttcatttgaaactATTTTATAATGTATGTACATGTAGGTTGATGCCATGATCAACTTGGCTCAGACAGACCGATCTGGTTTGTCCGTAGGAACATGAATTGATTCATTATACCCCTAGTCCACAACATTGAATCATGTTTTCTCCTCAGTGATGGAGCCGCCCAGAGTGGGGCGCTCTGCAAGTCTTCAAGGTGAGATTCTCTGTTCACACAGTGCAGTCCAAAAAGTTAAgattgaatttctttttgtttgcttctaTAATGATTTCTTTGGGTTTTCAGTCTCAGCCTCATGTCCACCTTTCCCACCTCCTCGGCCTCGAGGTAATTTCAAAATTACTTTTATGTATTAACTATCCTTTTGATTAAAGGAGACTCTTTAAAAGAGAAGCACAggcaaaatgaaacattttaacattttgtataaatgtaaaaaattttaACTCTCATTTTGTAAACCAGCATCTTTGAACGCACCCAGTGGTTACATGAACCCAGAGCCTAAAACGAGAGAGGAGATGCTGAAATGTGAGTTTTCCACTCTACAATACCACATGAAACATTGGCCACTTTCAAAAGTCTTTATCAAAAACCGTCTTCTTCCATCAGTCCGCTTCGAGCCTACCTTTGACCCCAACACATCATATCGCCACGTGCATGTGATAGACCAACACAAGGCCGTAATGAAAGCAGAGAACCTGAACCCGCCAGATCATCCCGAACGCTTCATGTTCTGGAGACAGGTTTTCTGCAAAGAGCCCCTGGCAGGCAGCCCTTACTACTGGGAGGTGGAGTGGACCGGCAAGAAGGTGAATCTTTAGGAACTGGTTTGAATCCGGTGTTGGACCCCATTCTTTCAGGTTCCGGTGATCATTGGTTTATTTAGATAAAGCTACcatctggatcaggtgtgtccatATCGTTGACTGTAGGAGAGATTTGGATAAAGTGTCCCCTCCcacctggcattccaaacagacAGTACTCGTAAACATCTtttattcagtcattctattggccagaataaccattcttgctctgatcttagtcataaactggccaatTTGATTCCTCAATAAAAGTGTGTGATCTCATGTCAAACACtcgaaacatttgacagattttatgtAGCCTGCtttaggggtgtggccttccaacaagctccttTCTGATTGGTGAGACTGGTTGCATAGAAATTCTGTCTCAGATCAActaggaccaatcactgcttactgacatatctggctccaacatggggGGGTCTGTATCATGATAAAAATGGTGATTGACTAATGGTGTCTTCATTAGGTTGAAGCCAGAAGtaaagcattttctatgggtgacatcacactcatgCTCCAGTTTTCATGCAGTGTCAATGGTCCACATAGCCAGAATGTGCTGCTGTAGTAAAATAGGTTTTACACCAACACAGTTTTGACTCCTTCAAACTGTTAGTAGGCTGCTTTTAGGTTCATGAGCCAAAGCTTAGCATCTAGTTTGTCTCTGCTCACATGTCTTACCTTTTTCTCCCACCATCCAGGTGACCATTGGTGTAGCTTATAAGGAGATGGCGCGGGATACTACTGATGACAGCAGCCGCATGGGCCATAACGCCTTGTCGTGGGGACTGTACTGGTCTGGAACCGGCTTCTCGTTCTGGCACAATAACCAGGAAAAGATGCTGGGCGCACCCAAGGCCAGACGGATCGGCATTTACCTGGACCAGCATGTGGGGATTCTGAGCTTTCACAGCGTCTCAAACAACAAGGCGACCCTCATCCATCGGCACCAGACACAGTTTACTGGGCCGCTGTACCCAGGTTTCCGGTTTTGGTCAGGGATAGGAGATACTGTGATTATTTGCCAATTGGACTGAGATAACTGTCAAAGATGATACACCAGCTCTTGATATCAGGCGTGTTAAAGAAACTTGGATGCATTGTCTAAGGTCTTGTTTTGTCGctcaaaatgcaaaaagaaaagcatctctgcgggaaaaaaaaatgctctgctTGCGTTatactgtttttaaaatttgaagtAAATAAAGGCTTATCAAACTCTCAATTCATTTAAAAGacctttttgttaaatattgaTGAACATTCTGTAATTTGTCACATCAAGAGTAGACCGTGTGGTATAAGACTGTTTATCATTCAGTATGTCTGCATtgagaggtttttatttttatctttggtgattttttcaagatttttcagaaaaaacattagCAAAAAAGTGTCAGAAAGCCCAGGCATTTtgccatccatcttcagaatctGCTTGATCCCTTCCGGGTtacggggctgctggagtcaGCCCGGCTCCTGCTTGGCAAAGGTGTGATACACTCTGTTACAGGGTGACACACTCACTCCTAGGGCCAACTTGGAGCCTTCAACTACCCTGTGAatgttttttggactgtgggtgaACGTTgaagtgcctggagaaaacccacgcatgcacaaggagaacatgctcTTCCACGGATTCTGGAAACAATTCTAAACCAGTGATAAT
The Oryzias latipes chromosome 13, ASM223467v1 DNA segment above includes these coding regions:
- the nudt8 gene encoding nucleoside diphosphate-linked moiety X motif 8; this translates as MFRNSQVQRSWTCSIRPLLLREPPLFSLSEQTAYRHLGVRQVEDRRDQEKGGKSTDDGSSLSDRTSHSSTRLPSLSPSLSLHLLPPKHHRFNPVSFVWERFIRRTSFQGRKQFLSLSHLLLGCIHNAGFNISQFHPRPGQEAAFSSKASLWILGQLQSKAQALDFHPTRAVHHAAPPRTWTDCLSPDNESRCRQNLQPNWDLYDTSKVGKGPRREKNPDRWASILVALCCSGGQPSVLFTLRSCTLKGRHKGDVSFAGGKSDPSDRDVVATALREAREELGIKVPREKVWGILKPLRDASGMMIVPVLANLGPLEELTFKPNPEEVDEIFTLSLSHLCDPQNRGYTHFRTGDKYGYTLPVFRNGKHRVWGLTAVALDHTLKLIVP
- the LOC101167887 gene encoding tripartite motif-containing protein 65, with product MSEAWTGEDSFACPVCLDVLKDPTTLPCGHSYCLSCIQSHWDKELSKGQYSCPQCRQIFNPRPSLARSTVLAEAMEKLRTNSLKERSSTASAPSAPPSMPIYEEVLPALGPRKGSAYPQLPPVEAKLCPQHNRPLDLFCCEDRECVCEGCCQYGHKGHRVLKPRDERKERQKEIVQMQAEVQRRIQETEKDLNVLPHAARQHKAMMQAVERESSCVFSELVKDLTETGAQISELLGSRESSLGNDVEGQIHRLQQEVAQLHWRSEELSRLADMQDNVCFLKNFFLMEPLGQKAVAAGSVLSQEEAVVTSVRSVIKELQESIQDISKASIDKIVTLVNCKPVVQTPNGVEAPEAAGTAHSDYFGQATASAADATNPPPLPPLRPQVMEPPRVGRSASLQVSASCPPFPPPRPRASLNAPSGYMNPEPKTREEMLKFRFEPTFDPNTSYRHVHVIDQHKAVMKAENLNPPDHPERFMFWRQVFCKEPLAGSPYYWEVEWTGKKVTIGVAYKEMARDTTDDSSRMGHNALSWGLYWSGTGFSFWHNNQEKMLGAPKARRIGIYLDQHVGILSFHSVSNNKATLIHRHQTQFTGPLYPGFRFWSGIGDTVIICQLD